Part of the Xylocopa sonorina isolate GNS202 unplaced genomic scaffold, iyXylSono1_principal scaffold0014, whole genome shotgun sequence genome, CGTAAGTTAAGAAACCGTGGACCCTCTGAAAACCTCTGTCGTACCAGCGTTTCCATTGGAGTTGCGCTTTTCAGATTATGCGCACAAGCAGCGTTCTCTGGCACAGTGTTCTGCAAATTCTGGCGAGACGAGGGGCAGAGTATGCAGGATTTTCCTCTCCACCTACCCCTGTTCTTCCTGACTTCGCTGCCGTTGATCTTTCTGATCAACGAGCTGATCAAGTGGCAAGAAATCAAGTACGTTGGCTGCGTTTTGGTATTAAGAAGCTTGTGTTAATCCTTCGCCACCTTTCAGGATAAACGTAAGGTACCAGAAGAGGGCACGACTGGAGTTTGGCACCAAACTTGGGATGAACTCACCGTTCTGAGCGATTTCTCTCTCGAACAAGCTGATCGAAGGGTGATACGGAGTTGAACTTGATCGAAGGACACTGCGTGGGTGTGTACATACGTACGATGGGCTAACGATGGATCGTAGAGGACTGAGACACTCATGTTTCGCATAATAGCACCATCGTCTTGAGCTAGACTCTACGAATGGCCAGAATGTTTAGCGTATTTATTAGAGAAATAGTATACGTCTATTATTCGGTGTGCGTATATTATTTTTGGACAGAATGGCGAACGCTGTAATCTCCTGTACAAATACGAATGGTAATGTGAGCTACGTTCCAATCGTAGCCACTGATTTCATGGACGATTGGGATTTAGGGACTCGTTTAAGGAATATTCTCCTCTCCGTTCGAATCGAGATCTGTTTCGCAATGAAAGAGCCCTGCGAATTGGAGAAAAAGTGGTGGCGAACCACTGAACGAAGAGCCACAGCTCTTTCGATGGGACGGTCTTAGTATTATTCGTAATAAACATTTTCTTGCGTTCCTATAGATAGTATTTCAATTTTAGAAGCCTGGCTCAGCTCGTAGACATCCGTACGCAAGGATGCCAGCTCGAAGCATCATCCTGCGCAACGGATAGCTGTTACGATCTGTAATTAGCTAGCTGTTAGGCGATAGTCTGCATGTACAGAGACGTTAGGGTTCGAAGGCGTCCGGTGGACTCGTACCAGCAATTCTCAGCTTCGCCACTGTTTCGTTTCGATGATCAAAGCTGAAACAACTTTGCGCGGCTGCCCTCTCTTCGTACGTTCGCAGTTCTCAGTTAGAATGTTCGACTGCGAAGAGGAAACCCAACTGCGTACGCTGTTTTCTGTACAACCTTTTGTATGTTTGATTTTTTTATAGGGACACGATTGTAAAAAATGGTAATTGACATCGAAATAAATCTTTCTCTTCGAAACTTGCTTTTACTGTTCCGTCGAAGCGACTTTACAAGCTTCGAAGGGAAGAAAATTAGGATTAATCCTTAAGATTGCCTATCGCCTTGTCCAACGATACCAGAAACAGCACAATTAATGTGGTAAAACAAATAATAATGGAATGCGCAGTCTCGTACAGCAATTTTGGTGAGAATACTGACCAGACGAACAAATGATGCCGCTGTATGCTGATTATAACAGTGTACAGAGTTAACGGCAGCAATCTGCAGGCGATATAAGCTCTACTGACTCGTACGCAAGTTTTCTTGAAGCTAAAAAGAGAAACGAAAGCGTTAATGAGATGAAAGCTTGAGCGAAGCTTGAATTACTCACTCGTAAGGCTCATTCTGTACGATGTGGTAAACGAGCAATAGATAAGCTAAAACTGGAGCAGCGTAGGTGTTGATAATCAACAGCGAGCCATTAATTAATGGCACGTAAGACTGTACGCCAACGTAGCCAGCAGCTACGTCAATAGTCGCCAGACTATTCGAGTTACCCTGCAAAACATTGGTTTTCCCTTGAAATTTTAGATTATTTTCCATCGTTGGACATTCGATTGCTACCTGATAGAAGTAGAACACATTTCCAAGCCAATTGTACAGGAACGTAGCCACTCGATGCTCTGCGTCTTGAGTTATCCCACTTGCAACGCTGCTGAGGATCACTTGAAGAGGCAAAAGCGCCACGTTCTGTGGCTGATGCAGCATAGCAGCCATCGTAATCCACATACGTAGAATAAAGTACAACGTAGACCTCAGAAAGTCTGCTGCGCTGCGCTTTCTCCTCACCAGAGAGTGAGCGTAGTTCACAAAGTGCATCGCAAGCACCAGCCAGAAGATCTTCGCTCCGTACGATCCCCTGTAACAAAGCGTAGGGTCTTTAAATGTACGTTAAACTTGCAGCATGAGGTCGGAGAGCTTACACGGAGTGCTGGTTGATTGGTGCTTCCAAGACGCTGTTGTTTTCCATGTGGCGAAGGTAAATACAGATACTGGCGACAAAATTTAGGATTAACGATTGATATTTGTACTCTTCGTCGCCAGAATTGAAATCGATGGATATTAAAAGCGCAAGACCTAAAAGAATTGTTTTCAGAGCGATCCATGGCTGCGTCTAGTCACTTAATTGATTACCAGAGACGAAAACGATGGTCATAGCCAGCGAACTCTCCTGTTCGATCAGAAACGCAGCAATATCAGGAAGATTGGCGTACTTGTCCCCCGTACTGTTCAATTTCCTGAGTATCCTGTGCGCTGCGAGCAGCAGCGCAAGCTTCAGGCAATTCTGGGCACACGAGCACCGCTGGCAATCCTTAGAGCTGGAATTTTAAGTCAACGTTGGGTGCGTTCGGTGATTCCAGGCTCGATGGGGTTTCTTACGATTGCAGGTGCAGAAAAAGTGTTGCGATGGAGTCGTAGAGCAGCAGCGCAAGGATCGTGGCCCAATAGAAGTACCAAGTCTGATGTTCCTCCTCTACGAAGCTGCTTCCGCCAAGGCTGATCGCATGTATCAAAGACCCCAGCGAAAAGAGCCATATTTCTCTGCGATTGTCCATTTTCTGGTTCATAAGAAGCAATCGATTCGTAATACGTTCAGCAATCTTTCATTCGAAGTCTTGCGTTGCTTTCTTTTTACCTCGAACGATAGAAAGTTGTAGCTTTCGATGCCAGCGAGTAGAAAAGAGTTTGCGATCAATATTACAGGCAGTAGAATCATAAAAGCGATTGAATTTGTTGATCGTAGCAGTGATACGTCTTCAGATTGCCACAGAAAATTCACCAGCGTCCAAAGAATCAAATTTGAGAGCAGAAAACATCCAACGTTCCTTAATTTAGCTGGCGCAGAGGACATTCTGCCCATCGAGATGCAAGTAATCTGAAAGAGCGAGTCGTATGCAGAAACAGCTTCTTATAATTGACCGTTGACTTCGATTCTGACTCTTACGTGGCACAGAAACAGCATAGCCATCGTTATTATCTGAAAATCATACTTTATTGTGCTATTTATGAGTATTTCTTTCATATTCTGCAATGCGAGTCTATAAGAAAGCATAATATCATTGATCGTATCTTCAGGATGGTCTTTGGAGTTCAACCAAGCGATATGAAGCCTCATCGCTTCCAAATACTTCTCGTACGCATCTGAAATCATCAATAAACTTATTATAGACTCGTACGATGAGTTAGAAGTCCAATCAAGCTGCTCACATTCAGATTCGTAGCCAGCGAGCCTTTTAAACTGCTCGAACAGCTGTTTCGAGTTGTAATAAAGGAGAAACAGCTTCTTCGATGCAGGCAGATCGTACAAGGTGTCCAGAAAGGCTGTTCCCACGTTGGAATGTGGTATCGGAAGCCCAAGAGCCATGGCCAAGGTAGGCGCAATGTCTATTTGAGATATCTCAGCGAAATGATCTTCGATTTGAGCACAATCGCCACCGATAGCAATTAAAGGCACTGTGGTCTCAGATATTGTCGAACCGCCATGACCACCTGAGTCCTTCATCCCATGATCTCCGCAGATAATGAACAGCGTTGACTCATTTCTCTCATTCTGCGAATAACAAGCTTAAAAAGCATAGAAAACAAGGCGTAGCTTGTATTGAGGATTGTTTAGATGCTTCGCTTCGCATTTACCCATTCGTGGACCCTCGACTGAATTCTTCCAATCACTGCGTCCATTTCTGCAAGCTTCGTTTCGATCAGAGGACTGAACGGTCCTTGCACATGACCGATGTGATCAAGTCCTAAGTAATGCAACACCATTACGGACCAATCTGTTCTGTCGTACAGCTCATCGTCCAAGTGTCTGGTCACATTGTCGTCCACCTGAATCGAAGAACCACTTTGTATCTCAATCGTAAACTGAAACGAAGGAGTTTCGAGTACCTGCGTAAAGTCTGTGACTACGAATGATGTTGTACCATCGTAGCGAGCGAAGATTGAGGGGAATAAGGTGATCCATGTGTCGTCTCCGTAGAATACAGCCTCGTGACCAGCTCTCTTCGCCTGCAGAAGCACGCTGTCCCCAGAAACTGGCTTCGCACCAAAGTTTAAGACCACATCGATGAAGCTTGGTATCGTTCCAGTGGTAATCGCCTGGATTGCGAAGAATCTGAGttaaaaattggaaaattgTGCTGCAGGTTCAGCGATGATGGCTGACCTTGATTCTGGGCATCGTCACAGTCGGTGGCTGCACTCTGGTTCGCAATAAACAAGCAGACGAGTTTATTAGAGCACTCGTTACTGGCATCGAAGCTATTCCTGTTGGTCCCACAATAAAATCCCATCGCAGAGCATCGATTATCATTAAAACCAGTCTTTTGACCATCGGTTGGTACAACGTTTCTAATTTTATCCTGAAAAATGAAACGTTAAGTGATCGTTGGAGATTTAAGGCATTTTTCGTGGAATTCAGAACTCACCTGGCATTTTCTATCGTTGTTGGTATATCGTCTTGAGTCGATACGCTGTTATCGAGGTTTACCAAGGGAAAGAAGCCGTATAGGAATAACGAGATGGAAAAAGGTCCAATTAAGGCAACGTAGAATAGCGTAATTGTGTTTTTGTCCATTTTCTTTTTCTGAAAGCGAAGAGATGGAGATTAGAGGATGGTTTTGAAGAATGTTTTTAGTTTGGGAATTACTGTTTTAATTTtgaaattgtaatttattttgcagaaatAAATTAGTATAATTTTCATGATGAttgattattttttattttgtgaATTACTGTTTTAATTTAGAAATAGtaatttattttacaaaaattaattagTGTAATTTTGTTGAAGAAAATGTTAGTTTTTTGAGATAAATGAGTACTTACTCTTCATATAACCTAAGATCTCGAAGCTAACCTAAAAGCAAGAACAGAATTCgctgatttttttatttttggctATTTTAATtctcattttttattttatgtgGAATTATTTAGTGAGAATACAGTCGAATTTTGCGAGCAAATAATTTTCACGCGATGAATTTTTACTTTTCTGCAGTTAAAGCTCGCGTTCTTCCCCATCGCAGCTGTTTTACTTAATTCTGTagcaattatttaatttttatatatttagatagctttattataatttatagtaCATTTCAGTATTTTTCTCACagtttcttgtatattttagcAATTTTATTGCATTTTCTTGtgtatttcagtagttttattctaatttcttttatatttcccgctttaaaggttagagagagagagatatacgCGAAAGctgtaagaaagagtgagagagaagatGATGGTTCTATTGGACAACACGTGGCGCCATCTTTTGCGAAGAGTGCTCGGATTGGTCGCACAtttttatcgacagtgaagtgaactggGCAAACACTGGCGCCATCTTTGCGAAAAACACTGAAACTGGTCGATAATTAGTTTCACTATTTTgctcagagatggcgctagtagttcttgagtagttcacttcgctgtcgataataatgtgcgagcagtttgagcagttttcacagagatggcgccacgtgttCCAAAACAGAGCCATCatcttctctctcactctttcttatagctttcgtatatatctttctctctcttacctttaaagtgagaaatatacaagaaagtagaataaaattattgaaatatacaatgaattacaataaaaccATTGAAATatgcaagaaattacaataaaattataaatGTTACTATAAAGTACTATTTTCTAGAATATTATTTTGCAAATTTCCAAAGTATAAATATGTttctaaaatattattttattcatttttaatgTATTATTTTGCAAATTTCCAAAGTAAATCCTTCtagaatattattttattaatttttgaaGTATTATCTTGCACATTCCCAAAACAAATGTTTCTATTGCATATTATTTTGCAAATTTCCAAAGTAAATgtttctaaagtattattttctaaagtattattttacaaatttctaaagtataatattgcaaatttctaaagtattattttacaAATTTCTAAAGTATTCTTTTACAAATTTCTAATGTGttattttgcaaatttctaaagtattattttacaataaattgcaataaagctattgaaatatacaataaattctaAGAAAATTACTAAACTACACAAGAAATTATAATGAAAGTACAGTCTCATTATATTCAGTATTTTGAAACATAcaaaaaattgcaataaaactagtaaaatgtacaataaattgcaataaaattattgaaatgtACAATCGATTatagtaaataataaaattgaataaaactaaggaaatgtacaagaaattacaataaaatactCAAATACACAATATATTAGttttattgaaatatacaagaaattacaataaaattataaatGTTACTAAACTACTATTTTGTAAAGTATTATTTTGCAAATTTCCAAagtaaatgcttctaaaatattattttattcattttaaaAGTATTACTTTGCAAACTTCCAAAGCAAATGTTTCTAAACTATAATTATTTTGTAAATTTTTAAAATAAAGGTTTCTAAATTATCATTTTCCAAAGTATTATTCTGCAAATTTCTAAAGCATTATTTTGCAAATTTCCAAAGCAAATGTTTCTAAAGTATTACTTtttaaagtattattttattagttTCTAAAGTACTATTTTGCAAATTTCCAAAGTAAATCTTTCTAAACCATTATTTCCTAAAGTAttagtttgcaaatttctaatatattattttgataatttctaaaatattattttgcaaatttctaaattactattttgcaaatttctaaagtattcttttacaaatttctaatgtgttattttgcaaatttctaatgtattattttgcaaatttctaaaatattaatttgtaaatttctaaagtattattttgcaaatttctaaaGTATTGTTTTACAAAtttctaaaatattaatttgtaaatttctaaagtattattttgcaACTTTCTAAACTATTATTTTACAAATTTCTAAAGTATTCTTTTACAAATTTCTAAAGTAtaattttgcaaatttctaaaCTATTATTTTGCAAATTTTTAAAGTATTATTTTACAAATTTCTAAAGTGTGATTTTACAAATTTCTAAAGTATTCTTTTACAAATTTCCAAACTAttattttgcaaatttctaatGTATTATTTTGCAAATTTCCAAACTAATTATTTCTAATTTCGGGGAA contains:
- the Pig-g gene encoding phosphatidylinositol glycan anchor biosynthesis class G → MKIILIYFCKINYNFKIKTKKKMDKNTITLFYVALIGPFSISLFLYGFFPLVNLDNSVSTQDDIPTTIENARIKLETLYQPMVKRLVLMIIDALRWDFIVGPTGIASMPVTSALINSSACLLRTRVQPPTVTMPRIKAITTGTIPSFIDVVLNFGAKPVSGDSVLLQAKRAGHEAVFYGDDTWITLFPSIFARYDGTTSFVVTDFTQVDDNVTRHLDDELYDRTDWSVMVLHYLGLDHIGHVQGPFSPLIETKLAEMDAVIGRIQSRVHEWNERNESTLFIICGDHGMKDSGGHGGSTISETTVPLIAIGGDCAQIEDHFAEISQIDIAPTLAMALGLPIPHSNVGTAFLDTLYDLPASKKLFLLYYNSKQLFEQFKRLAGYESEYAYEKYLEAMRLHIAWLNSKDHPEDTINDIMLSYRLALQNMKEILINSTIKYDFQIITMAMLFLCHITCISMGRMSSAPAKLRNVGCFLLSNLILWTLVNFLWQSEDVSLLRSTNSIAFMILLPVILIANSFLLAGIESYNFLSFEKMDNRREIWLFSLGSLIHAISLGGSSFVEEEHQTWYFYWATILALLLYDSIATLFLSKDCQRCSCAQNCLKLALLLAAHRILRKLNSTGDKYANLPDIAAFLIEQESSLAMTIVFVSGLALLISIDFNSGDEEYKYQSLILNFVASICIYLRHMENNSVLEAPINQHSVGSYGAKIFWLVLAMHFVNYAHSLVRRKRSAADFLRSTLYFILRMWITMAAMLHQPQNVALLPLQVILSSVASGITQDAEHRVATFLYNWLGNVFYFYQGNSNSLATIDVAAGYVGVQSYVPLINGSLLIINTYAAPVLAYLLLVYHIVQNEPYDFKKTCVRVSRAYIACRLLPLTLYTVIISIQRHHLFVWSVFSPKLLYETAHSIIICFTTLIVLFLLVKSLRRNSKSKFRRERFISMSITIFYNRVPIKKSNIQKSNILTENCERTKRGQPRKVVSALIIETKQWRS